One Cardiocondyla obscurior isolate alpha-2009 linkage group LG11, Cobs3.1, whole genome shotgun sequence DNA segment encodes these proteins:
- the LOC139106559 gene encoding uncharacterized protein isoform X2, whose translation MSGSDGEDGRREKSITTAAAATTVVTTIITEKSNAAEATMADDNGPAATATKRRLDDAADYRNDSTWTHRDVDATSDHENGDACAFPTVADYDPTGCGTTDQRVIDAFIRGARVADKNRHKLSLVSTDTLAKLYSSAAMMDSQSHFEKESCSCDNPADYKAKRDIFREELQKAMNFQNLWAELRQYIRTAFNTALETVHIFDSPQSHRGKFTADMHNTVIQLCKRDSHQLFMRLVSQAQEFVIEVKIRLIALLHDRSANLAELFLTCLLNDYDSLVSTAIFISELVKPLKKCFNSNLTWVCLFKKLYQIYVYNDALLQNNLPTFIGQLKKLLPLKGSKYQALVHRYLSFDDEMTKIGNLWPETESWMDKYNAEQAVRMTRLRQIREAWVVSTATRKFMEHSMLNRTSDIGNDQFYSEMQEIHGQFSSLIAHTSENDSPPLSPVLDFNSDSITMPSSIDIVQIMLDDWNKAQHQKLTDVAGALTASEVDVSGEDDSNCYDYTRTTCQLAQYAVRASNDASCDTEYLSSSEMGKECECYTCNEPELDHTDIHKDENIEKNEIKSLSSLNNGFPEIVPTSCTPTQDKKKLDSSNDDDKKKKELGMRDGIHKYAASKISESEPCLCVYQHAQEIAERKNEILESPPCPCLLNSKRKWDICPCLPKSISETVVANGHPKAMTSTSVAKTNPESSQKSVAKTGSTQPAQTQTRHSTTQTHNHSMHQGNTHSHTHGPIPDLTKNIVPCSHPRLRPLNHTPHACHKQANVEHIKRMSCNDLSSGDGDCSDSGSSQEDSCSTSSSAQRDANVRHCDCCYCEVFGHGMPSVAPVSRNYKEMRERLRQLLTKKKAKKCKTVVTGCSPQKSPSELSIPNANSEGKSSVTNSILRSNTPISTMSAIPYDQRDQRDLEELLEFIEGNQSGKKDNKKAEKKARQKQRKLEEKLKKDRQEAERQKLIELQKKTPEVTITVVDPQKPIPQRLLPQCNLPEVSILPTSPSLPAVKQLNSRKKDKQDVCSNNSSNCGSNSIINLSNKTKTASANSNAKNKSINSADKCDVRGTTFSQGNKSNIKNDKIDSNKGSKPLTSINNITCNTAKNNSSTTPSKLSDVDSHDKKLTKKERKKLKKEMKKLEKEKTKEPETTTHTESQPQIVTIRREINSNSTEPTVTITLKGQTPAEDKVLFTLVNGQTKELSHKSEQEQNQSNNGKKKKVKTINNNNTLQQQGNKLQSNQSNNSKQQTQIKTSNGKNLKKLEQANNEKSKNSKHTDERKVQQQSINEGKNSKSKKDKRNTENKENMLQQQNTMNKNQQNATNKKQNKANTPPQTPVSQKQQQNQIINESTISKKAKKQQQQQQDKNPQSNTNKSNKNNNNASNRSTASKNDSQKSNNVNKTNQTAMSKERAPTEVQNLCSERVGSPSLSSQFKDIGPNSKINIENLKLPPGITITKVDAPPKPLPIKTAPLPKPVNPPKQTTIIAAPMAGVQSSYASSQAGGNVIVVDTGKLKQDLLPKANEKDSQLQTPTTGKKKKKKNKNSASSGNTASAPVPNSDTLVSDHVMDEPARILHNPGTNMVTIRNPSFGPMKVPPTQQAAIIKVSENGMVTIRSPALQQAINAGLTSPPKPDYIVKGDLSSAGRTAAATDCGQLSVKHVNGVISSSLAELRSRLSVQSDCTSSLSELANIQISQMTNGQPIPENGINLKGTSVTLTKVKPEATGMEDTRQTSAMCAATKETTMSVTSITAINGGASCGSGSGKSKKKKKRGSGTGQCGDDLDLVEVFTPKDIDLENDEEMDDDERELEAFKRFCLQSVPPLHKEKVNLNIKDIVLKKKSSSSSSSSSTSSSSSSTASSSGAAATAAAIAAN comes from the exons ATGAGCGGCAGCGACGGCGAAGACGGTCGACGTGAGAAGAGCATCACCAccgctgccgccgccaccaccgtcGTCACCACCATCATCACTGAGAAAAGTAACGCCGCCGAGGCGACGATGGCCGACGACAATGGTCCAGCAGCAACAGCGACGAAACGGCGGCTCGATGATGCCGCCGACTACCGCAACGATTCTACGTGGACACACCGAGACGTGGACGCGACAAGCGACCACGAGAACGGGGACGCTTGCGCGTTCCCCACGGTGGCCGACTACGATCCCACCGGG TGTGGAACGACTGACCAGCGTGTGATAGATGCATTCATCAGAGGTGCAAGGGTGGCTGACAAAAACCGTCACAAATTGTCTCTAGTAAGCACCGATACGCTCGCCAAGCTGTATTCCTCTGCAGCAATGATGGATAGTCAGTcacattttgaaaaagaatcgTGCTCCTGTGATAATCCAGCTGATTATAAAGCtaaacg AGATATATTTAGAGAAGAGCTACAGAAGGCTATGAACTTCCAAAACCTGTGGGCAGAATTGCGTCAATATATACGCACTGCTTTTAACACCGCTCTGGAGACGGTTCATATATTTGATTCTCCGCAATCACATCGCGGCAAGTTTACTGCAGACATGCATAATACTGTTATTCA ATTATGCAAAAGAGATTCTCATCAACTTTTCATGAGACTAGTAAGCCAGGCGCAAGAGTTTGTAATAGAAGTAAAAATCCGGTTGATTGCTCTCCTACACGATCGTAGCGCAAATTTAGCTGAACTTTTTCTTACTT GTCTCTTGAACGATTATGATTCTCTAGTATCGACGGCGATTTTCATTTCCGAATTAGTAAAGCCATTGAAAAAGTGTTTCAACTCAAACTTGACGTGGGTTTGCttgtttaaaaagttataccagatttatgtatataatgatgctttattgcaaaataatttacctACATTTATTGGACAG CTAAAAAAACTTCTACCATTGAAAGGTTCAAAGTACCAAGCTCTTGTTCATAGATATTTGTCGTTCGACGATGAGATGACAAAAATCGGTAATTTGTGGCCTGAAACAGAATCGTGGATGGATAAATACAA TGCAGAACAAGCCGTTCGTATGACAAGACTTAGACAAATTAGAGAAGCTTGGGTAGTGTCTACAGCGACACGTAAATTCATGGAGCACAGCATGTTGAACAGAACATCCGACATCGGAAA TGATCAATTTTACAGTGAAATGCAAGAGATTCACGGGCAGTTTTCGTCGCTCATCGCGCACACGTCTGAAAACGATAGTCCACCTTTAAGTCCAGTATTGGATTTTAATTCGGATTCCATAACTATGCCGTCGAGCATAGACATAGTTCAAATAATGTTAGACGATTGGAATAAAGCTCAGCATCAGAAGTTGACAGATGTAGCCGGGGCATTAACTGCAAGTGAAGTGGACGTTTCTGGAGAAGATGATTCTAACTGTTACGATTATACACGTACAACGTGTCAATTAGCACAATACGCTGTCAG AGCAAGCAATGACGCTTCTTGTGACACAGAGTACCTCTCTTCCTCTGAAATGGGAAAAGAATGCGAATGTTATACGTGCAATGAACCTGAATTAGATCATacg GATATACATAAGgatgaaaatattgaaaaaaacgaaataaaatctttgtCTTCACTTAATAATGGATTtccag AAATTGTTCCTACAAGTTGTACACCAACgcaagataaaaagaaattagataGTTCGAATGACgatgacaaaaaaaagaaggaattGGGTATGCGTGACGGTATCCACAAATATGCTGCTTCGAAAATATCCGAATCGGAGCCTTGTCTTTGTGTTTATCAGCATGCTCAAGAAATAgcagagagaaaaaacgaaattctAGAAAGCCCTCCCTGTCCTTGTTTGTTGAACTCAAAACGCAAATGGGATATATGTCCCTGCTTGCCTAAAT CCATATCCGAGACAGTCGTAGCGAACGGTCATCCCAAAGCGATGACGTCAACCTCTGTTGCAAAGACTAATCCAGAATCGAGTCAGAAGTCTGTCGCGAAGACTGGCTCTACTCAACCTGCTCAAACTCAAACAAGGCATTCTACAACACAAACGCACAATCACAGCATGCATCAGG GTAACACTCATTCGCACACTCATGGACCGATACCGGATCTGACGAAAAACATAGTTCCGTGTTCTCACCCGAGACTTCGCCCACTCAATCATACACCGCATGCGTGCCACAAGCAAGCCAACGTCGAACATATCAAGAGAATGTCGTGTAACGATC TAAGTTCAGGAGATGGGGATTGTTCGGACTCAGGGAGCAGTCAAGAGGACTCGTGCTCCACTAGTAGTTCTGCACAGAGGGATGCCAATGTGAGACACTGCGACTGTTGTTACTGTGAGGTTTTTGGCCACGGAATG CCGTCAGTCGCACCGGTGAGTCGAAACTACAAAGAAATGCGAGAACGACTGCGACAACTTCTAACGAAgaagaaagcaaaaaaatgCAAGACCGTCGTAACCGGATGCAGTCCGCAGAAAAGCCCGTCGGAATTATCGATTCCCAACGCTAATTCCGAAGGCAAGAGTTCCGTGACAAATTCGATTCTTAGATCGAACACTCCAATTTCGACGATGTCCGCGATCCCGTATGATCAGCGAGATCAACGAGATTTGGAAGAACTGTTAGAATTTATCGAGGGCAATCAAAGTGGGAAAAAAGACAACAAGAAAGCTGAGAAGAAAGCGAGACAGAAACAGCGAAAG cttgaggaaaaattaaagaaggaCAGGCAAGAAGCGGAGAGACAAAAGTTAatagaattacaaaaaaagacaCCAGAGGTTACGATTACCGTTGTCGATCCTCAAAAACCTATACCTCAAAGATTATTACCTCAATGTAATTTACCAGAAGTTTCCATTTTACCAACGTCGCCATCTTTACCTGCAGTAAAACAATTAAACAGTAGGAAAAAGGATAAGCAAGACGTTTGTAGTAATAATAGTAGTAATTGCGGTAGtaatagtattattaatttgagtAACAAGACAAAAACGGCATCTGCGAATTCGAACgcgaaaaacaaaagtattAATAGTGCGGACAAGTGCGACGTGCGAGGTACGACTTTTAGCCAAGGGAATaagagtaatataaaaaatgataaaattgataGCAATAAAGGCAGCAAGCCGTTAACAAGTATTAATAACATTACGTGTAATACTGCAAAAAACAATTCAAGTACTACTCCAAGCAAACTATCCGACGTTGATTCACACgacaaaaaattaacgaaaaaagaaagaaagaaattaaaaaaggaaatgaaaaagctggaaaaagaaaagacgaaaGAACCCGAAACTACAACGCATACGGAATCTCAACCACAAATAGTTACTATTAggagagaaattaattcaaatagcACTGAACCTACGGTTACGATTACTTTGAAAGGACAAACTCCGGCCGAAGATAAAGTTCTTTTTACGTTAGTGAACGGTCAGACTAAAGAACTATCTCACAAATCGGAGCAAGAACAAAATCAAAGTAAcaacgggaaaaaaaagaaagtcaaaacgattaataacaataataccTTGCAGCAACAAGGAAACAAGTTACAATCAAACCAATCAAATAATTCCAAGCAACAGACTCAGATTAAAACTAGTAATGGTAAAAACTTGAAGAAGCTCGAACAAGCAAATAACGAGAAATCGAAAAATAGTAAGCATACGGATGAGAGAAAAGTCCAGCAACAGAGTATTAACGAGggtaaaaattcaaaatctaaaaaagataaaagaaatacggagaacaaagaGAACATGTTGCAACAACAAAATACAATGAATAAGAACCAGCAAAACGCGACTaacaaaaagcaaaataaagcGAACACTCCTCCTCAAACTCCAGTGTCGCAGAAGCAGCAGCAGAATCAGATCATAAATGAGTCCACTATTAGCAAGAAGGCAAAgaagcaacagcagcagcagcaagaCAAAAATCCACAATCGAATACcaataaaagcaataaaaataataataacgcgagTAATAGGAGCACGGCGAGTAAAAACGATTCCcaaaaaagtaataatgttaataaaacaaatcaaACTGCTATGAGTAAGGAACGTGCGCCCACGGAGGTCCAAAATCTGTGTTCCGAGCGAGTTGGTTCGCCATCGCTTAGCAGCCAGTTTAAAGACATCGGGCCAAATTCCAAAATCAACATCGAAAATCTTAAGTTACCACCGGGCATCACGATTACAAAAGTCGACGCGCCGCCCAAACCGCTTCCAATCAAAACGGCACCTTTGCCAAAACCGGTGAATCCGCCCAAACAAACTACCATCATCGCTGCACCAATGGCTGGGGTGCAGTCGAGCTACGCGAGTTCGCAGGCGGGTGGAAATGTCATAGTGGTGGACACGGGCAAGCTCAAACAAGATCTGCTACCGAAAGCAAATGAAAAAG ATTCTCAGTTACAAACTCCCACTaccggtaaaaagaaaaaaaagaaaaataagaattcaGCCAGTTCGGGTAACACAGCGAGCGCGCCAGTGCCAAATAGCGATACGTTAGTAAGCGATCACGTAATGGACGAACCGGCGAGGATACTGCACAATCCCGGGACGAACATGGTGACCATCAGGAACCCGTCTTTCGGTCCGATGAAGGTGCCGCCGACGCAGCAGGCTGCGATCATTAAAGTTTCGGAAAACGGCATGGTGACGATCCGCAGTCCGGCTTTGCAACAGGCGATTAACGCAGGTTTAACATCACCGCCCAAGCCGGATTACATAGTCAAAGGCGATCTGTCATCGGCGGGCAGAACGGCAGCGGCGACTGACTGTGGCCAGCTGAGTGTGAAACACGTAAACGGCGTCATATCGTCGAGCCTGGCGGAATTGCGTAGTCGATTGAGCGTGCAATCCGATTGCACATCTTCTCTGTCGGAGCTCGCCAACATCCAAATCAGTCAGATGACAAACGGCCAACCGATACCGGAGAACGGTATCAATCTCAAAGGTACTAGCGTCACTTTAACGAAGGTGAAGCCGGAAGCGACGGGGATGGAAGATACGCGGCAAACATCGGCGATGTGCGCCGCAACGAAGGAGACGACAATGAGCGTCACCTCGATAACAGCGATCAACGGCGGAGCCAGTTGCGGCAGTGGCAGCGGAaagagcaagaaaaaaaagaagcgcggAAGCGGCACGGGACAATGCGGAGATGACTTGGACCTCGTTG AGGTATTCACGCCTAAAGATATAGACCTCGAGAACGACGAGGAGATGGACGACGATGAGCGCGAGCTGGAGGCCTTTAAGCGATTCTGCCTGCAGTCGGTGCCACCACTGCACAAGGAAAAAGTCAATCTCAATATCAAGGATATCGTACTGAAGAAGAAGtcatcctcgtcgtcgtcgtcttcatCAACGTCGTCGTCATCTTCGTCGACGGCTTCGTCGTCGGGTGCGGCGGCGACGGCCGCTGCAATAGCGGCTAACTGA
- the LOC139106559 gene encoding uncharacterized protein isoform X3, producing MSGSDGEDGRREKSITTAAAATTVVTTIITEKSNAAEATMADDNGPAATATKRRLDDAADYRNDSTWTHRDVDATSDHENGDACAFPTVADYDPTGCGTTDQRVIDAFIRGARVADKNRHKLSLVSTDTLAKLYSSAAMMDSQSHFEKESCSCDNPADYKAKRDIFREELQKAMNFQNLWAELRQYIRTAFNTALETVHIFDSPQSHRGKFTADMHNTVIQLCKRDSHQLFMRLVSQAQEFVIEVKIRLIALLHDRSANLAELFLTCLLNDYDSLVSTAIFISELVKPLKKCFNSNLTWVCLFKKLYQIYVYNDALLQNNLPTFIGQLKKLLPLKGSKYQALVHRYLSFDDEMTKIGNLWPETESWMDKYNAEQAVRMTRLRQIREAWVVSTATRKFMEHSMLNRTSDIGNEMQEIHGQFSSLIAHTSENDSPPLSPVLDFNSDSITMPSSIDIVQIMLDDWNKAQHQKLTDVAGALTASEVDVSGEDDSNCYDYTRTTCQLAQYAVRSVRASNDASCDTEYLSSSEMGKECECYTCNEPELDHTDIHKDENIEKNEIKSLSSLNNGFPEIVPTSCTPTQDKKKLDSSNDDDKKKKELGMRDGIHKYAASKISESEPCLCVYQHAQEIAERKNEILESPPCPCLLNSKRKWDICPCLPKSISETVVANGHPKAMTSTSVAKTNPESSQKSVAKTGSTQPAQTQTRHSTTQTHNHSMHQGNTHSHTHGPIPDLTKNIVPCSHPRLRPLNHTPHACHKQANVEHIKRMSCNDLSSGDGDCSDSGSSQEDSCSTSSSAQRDANVRHCDCCYCEVFGHGMPSVAPVSRNYKEMRERLRQLLTKKKAKKCKTVVTGCSPQKSPSELSIPNANSEGKSSVTNSILRSNTPISTMSAIPYDQRDQRDLEELLEFIEGNQSGKKDNKKAEKKARQKQRKLEEKLKKDRQEAERQKLIELQKKTPEVTITVVDPQKPIPQRLLPQCNLPEVSILPTSPSLPAVKQLNSRKKDKQDVCSNNSSNCGSNSIINLSNKTKTASANSNAKNKSINSADKCDVRGTTFSQGNKSNIKNDKIDSNKGSKPLTSINNITCNTAKNNSSTTPSKLSDVDSHDKKLTKKERKKLKKEMKKLEKEKTKEPETTTHTESQPQIVTIRREINSNSTEPTVTITLKGQTPAEDKVLFTLVNGQTKELSHKSEQEQNQSNNGKKKKVKTINNNNTLQQQGNKLQSNQSNNSKQQTQIKTSNGKNLKKLEQANNEKSKNSKHTDERKVQQQSINEGKNSKSKKDKRNTENKENMLQQQNTMNKNQQNATNKKQNKANTPPQTPVSQKQQQNQIINESTISKKAKKQQQQQQDKNPQSNTNKSNKNNNNASNRSTASKNDSQKSNNVNKTNQTAMSKERAPTEVQNLCSERVGSPSLSSQFKDIGPNSKINIENLKLPPGITITKVDAPPKPLPIKTAPLPKPVNPPKQTTIIAAPMAGVQSSYASSQAGGNVIVVDTGKLKQDLLPKANEKDSQLQTPTTGKKKKKKNKNSASSGNTASAPVPNSDTLVSDHVMDEPARILHNPGTNMVTIRNPSFGPMKVPPTQQAAIIKVSENGMVTIRSPALQQAINAGLTSPPKPDYIVKGDLSSAGRTAAATDCGQLSVKHVNGVISSSLAELRSRLSVQSDCTSSLSELANIQISQMTNGQPIPENGINLKGTSVTLTKVKPEATGMEDTRQTSAMCAATKETTMSVTSITAINGGASCGSGSGKSKKKKKRGSGTGQCGDDLDLVEVFTPKDIDLENDEEMDDDERELEAFKRFCLQSVPPLHKEKVNLNIKDIVLKKKSSSSSSSSSTSSSSSSTASSSGAAATAAAIAAN from the exons ATGAGCGGCAGCGACGGCGAAGACGGTCGACGTGAGAAGAGCATCACCAccgctgccgccgccaccaccgtcGTCACCACCATCATCACTGAGAAAAGTAACGCCGCCGAGGCGACGATGGCCGACGACAATGGTCCAGCAGCAACAGCGACGAAACGGCGGCTCGATGATGCCGCCGACTACCGCAACGATTCTACGTGGACACACCGAGACGTGGACGCGACAAGCGACCACGAGAACGGGGACGCTTGCGCGTTCCCCACGGTGGCCGACTACGATCCCACCGGG TGTGGAACGACTGACCAGCGTGTGATAGATGCATTCATCAGAGGTGCAAGGGTGGCTGACAAAAACCGTCACAAATTGTCTCTAGTAAGCACCGATACGCTCGCCAAGCTGTATTCCTCTGCAGCAATGATGGATAGTCAGTcacattttgaaaaagaatcgTGCTCCTGTGATAATCCAGCTGATTATAAAGCtaaacg AGATATATTTAGAGAAGAGCTACAGAAGGCTATGAACTTCCAAAACCTGTGGGCAGAATTGCGTCAATATATACGCACTGCTTTTAACACCGCTCTGGAGACGGTTCATATATTTGATTCTCCGCAATCACATCGCGGCAAGTTTACTGCAGACATGCATAATACTGTTATTCA ATTATGCAAAAGAGATTCTCATCAACTTTTCATGAGACTAGTAAGCCAGGCGCAAGAGTTTGTAATAGAAGTAAAAATCCGGTTGATTGCTCTCCTACACGATCGTAGCGCAAATTTAGCTGAACTTTTTCTTACTT GTCTCTTGAACGATTATGATTCTCTAGTATCGACGGCGATTTTCATTTCCGAATTAGTAAAGCCATTGAAAAAGTGTTTCAACTCAAACTTGACGTGGGTTTGCttgtttaaaaagttataccagatttatgtatataatgatgctttattgcaaaataatttacctACATTTATTGGACAG CTAAAAAAACTTCTACCATTGAAAGGTTCAAAGTACCAAGCTCTTGTTCATAGATATTTGTCGTTCGACGATGAGATGACAAAAATCGGTAATTTGTGGCCTGAAACAGAATCGTGGATGGATAAATACAA TGCAGAACAAGCCGTTCGTATGACAAGACTTAGACAAATTAGAGAAGCTTGGGTAGTGTCTACAGCGACACGTAAATTCATGGAGCACAGCATGTTGAACAGAACATCCGACATCGGAAA TGAAATGCAAGAGATTCACGGGCAGTTTTCGTCGCTCATCGCGCACACGTCTGAAAACGATAGTCCACCTTTAAGTCCAGTATTGGATTTTAATTCGGATTCCATAACTATGCCGTCGAGCATAGACATAGTTCAAATAATGTTAGACGATTGGAATAAAGCTCAGCATCAGAAGTTGACAGATGTAGCCGGGGCATTAACTGCAAGTGAAGTGGACGTTTCTGGAGAAGATGATTCTAACTGTTACGATTATACACGTACAACGTGTCAATTAGCACAATACGCTGTCAGGTCAGTAAG AGCAAGCAATGACGCTTCTTGTGACACAGAGTACCTCTCTTCCTCTGAAATGGGAAAAGAATGCGAATGTTATACGTGCAATGAACCTGAATTAGATCATacg GATATACATAAGgatgaaaatattgaaaaaaacgaaataaaatctttgtCTTCACTTAATAATGGATTtccag AAATTGTTCCTACAAGTTGTACACCAACgcaagataaaaagaaattagataGTTCGAATGACgatgacaaaaaaaagaaggaattGGGTATGCGTGACGGTATCCACAAATATGCTGCTTCGAAAATATCCGAATCGGAGCCTTGTCTTTGTGTTTATCAGCATGCTCAAGAAATAgcagagagaaaaaacgaaattctAGAAAGCCCTCCCTGTCCTTGTTTGTTGAACTCAAAACGCAAATGGGATATATGTCCCTGCTTGCCTAAAT CCATATCCGAGACAGTCGTAGCGAACGGTCATCCCAAAGCGATGACGTCAACCTCTGTTGCAAAGACTAATCCAGAATCGAGTCAGAAGTCTGTCGCGAAGACTGGCTCTACTCAACCTGCTCAAACTCAAACAAGGCATTCTACAACACAAACGCACAATCACAGCATGCATCAGG GTAACACTCATTCGCACACTCATGGACCGATACCGGATCTGACGAAAAACATAGTTCCGTGTTCTCACCCGAGACTTCGCCCACTCAATCATACACCGCATGCGTGCCACAAGCAAGCCAACGTCGAACATATCAAGAGAATGTCGTGTAACGATC TAAGTTCAGGAGATGGGGATTGTTCGGACTCAGGGAGCAGTCAAGAGGACTCGTGCTCCACTAGTAGTTCTGCACAGAGGGATGCCAATGTGAGACACTGCGACTGTTGTTACTGTGAGGTTTTTGGCCACGGAATG CCGTCAGTCGCACCGGTGAGTCGAAACTACAAAGAAATGCGAGAACGACTGCGACAACTTCTAACGAAgaagaaagcaaaaaaatgCAAGACCGTCGTAACCGGATGCAGTCCGCAGAAAAGCCCGTCGGAATTATCGATTCCCAACGCTAATTCCGAAGGCAAGAGTTCCGTGACAAATTCGATTCTTAGATCGAACACTCCAATTTCGACGATGTCCGCGATCCCGTATGATCAGCGAGATCAACGAGATTTGGAAGAACTGTTAGAATTTATCGAGGGCAATCAAAGTGGGAAAAAAGACAACAAGAAAGCTGAGAAGAAAGCGAGACAGAAACAGCGAAAG cttgaggaaaaattaaagaaggaCAGGCAAGAAGCGGAGAGACAAAAGTTAatagaattacaaaaaaagacaCCAGAGGTTACGATTACCGTTGTCGATCCTCAAAAACCTATACCTCAAAGATTATTACCTCAATGTAATTTACCAGAAGTTTCCATTTTACCAACGTCGCCATCTTTACCTGCAGTAAAACAATTAAACAGTAGGAAAAAGGATAAGCAAGACGTTTGTAGTAATAATAGTAGTAATTGCGGTAGtaatagtattattaatttgagtAACAAGACAAAAACGGCATCTGCGAATTCGAACgcgaaaaacaaaagtattAATAGTGCGGACAAGTGCGACGTGCGAGGTACGACTTTTAGCCAAGGGAATaagagtaatataaaaaatgataaaattgataGCAATAAAGGCAGCAAGCCGTTAACAAGTATTAATAACATTACGTGTAATACTGCAAAAAACAATTCAAGTACTACTCCAAGCAAACTATCCGACGTTGATTCACACgacaaaaaattaacgaaaaaagaaagaaagaaattaaaaaaggaaatgaaaaagctggaaaaagaaaagacgaaaGAACCCGAAACTACAACGCATACGGAATCTCAACCACAAATAGTTACTATTAggagagaaattaattcaaatagcACTGAACCTACGGTTACGATTACTTTGAAAGGACAAACTCCGGCCGAAGATAAAGTTCTTTTTACGTTAGTGAACGGTCAGACTAAAGAACTATCTCACAAATCGGAGCAAGAACAAAATCAAAGTAAcaacgggaaaaaaaagaaagtcaaaacgattaataacaataataccTTGCAGCAACAAGGAAACAAGTTACAATCAAACCAATCAAATAATTCCAAGCAACAGACTCAGATTAAAACTAGTAATGGTAAAAACTTGAAGAAGCTCGAACAAGCAAATAACGAGAAATCGAAAAATAGTAAGCATACGGATGAGAGAAAAGTCCAGCAACAGAGTATTAACGAGggtaaaaattcaaaatctaaaaaagataaaagaaatacggagaacaaagaGAACATGTTGCAACAACAAAATACAATGAATAAGAACCAGCAAAACGCGACTaacaaaaagcaaaataaagcGAACACTCCTCCTCAAACTCCAGTGTCGCAGAAGCAGCAGCAGAATCAGATCATAAATGAGTCCACTATTAGCAAGAAGGCAAAgaagcaacagcagcagcagcaagaCAAAAATCCACAATCGAATACcaataaaagcaataaaaataataataacgcgagTAATAGGAGCACGGCGAGTAAAAACGATTCCcaaaaaagtaataatgttaataaaacaaatcaaACTGCTATGAGTAAGGAACGTGCGCCCACGGAGGTCCAAAATCTGTGTTCCGAGCGAGTTGGTTCGCCATCGCTTAGCAGCCAGTTTAAAGACATCGGGCCAAATTCCAAAATCAACATCGAAAATCTTAAGTTACCACCGGGCATCACGATTACAAAAGTCGACGCGCCGCCCAAACCGCTTCCAATCAAAACGGCACCTTTGCCAAAACCGGTGAATCCGCCCAAACAAACTACCATCATCGCTGCACCAATGGCTGGGGTGCAGTCGAGCTACGCGAGTTCGCAGGCGGGTGGAAATGTCATAGTGGTGGACACGGGCAAGCTCAAACAAGATCTGCTACCGAAAGCAAATGAAAAAG ATTCTCAGTTACAAACTCCCACTaccggtaaaaagaaaaaaaagaaaaataagaattcaGCCAGTTCGGGTAACACAGCGAGCGCGCCAGTGCCAAATAGCGATACGTTAGTAAGCGATCACGTAATGGACGAACCGGCGAGGATACTGCACAATCCCGGGACGAACATGGTGACCATCAGGAACCCGTCTTTCGGTCCGATGAAGGTGCCGCCGACGCAGCAGGCTGCGATCATTAAAGTTTCGGAAAACGGCATGGTGACGATCCGCAGTCCGGCTTTGCAACAGGCGATTAACGCAGGTTTAACATCACCGCCCAAGCCGGATTACATAGTCAAAGGCGATCTGTCATCGGCGGGCAGAACGGCAGCGGCGACTGACTGTGGCCAGCTGAGTGTGAAACACGTAAACGGCGTCATATCGTCGAGCCTGGCGGAATTGCGTAGTCGATTGAGCGTGCAATCCGATTGCACATCTTCTCTGTCGGAGCTCGCCAACATCCAAATCAGTCAGATGACAAACGGCCAACCGATACCGGAGAACGGTATCAATCTCAAAGGTACTAGCGTCACTTTAACGAAGGTGAAGCCGGAAGCGACGGGGATGGAAGATACGCGGCAAACATCGGCGATGTGCGCCGCAACGAAGGAGACGACAATGAGCGTCACCTCGATAACAGCGATCAACGGCGGAGCCAGTTGCGGCAGTGGCAGCGGAaagagcaagaaaaaaaagaagcgcggAAGCGGCACGGGACAATGCGGAGATGACTTGGACCTCGTTG AGGTATTCACGCCTAAAGATATAGACCTCGAGAACGACGAGGAGATGGACGACGATGAGCGCGAGCTGGAGGCCTTTAAGCGATTCTGCCTGCAGTCGGTGCCACCACTGCACAAGGAAAAAGTCAATCTCAATATCAAGGATATCGTACTGAAGAAGAAGtcatcctcgtcgtcgtcgtcttcatCAACGTCGTCGTCATCTTCGTCGACGGCTTCGTCGTCGGGTGCGGCGGCGACGGCCGCTGCAATAGCGGCTAACTGA